In one window of Chryseobacterium phocaeense DNA:
- a CDS encoding LLM class flavin-dependent oxidoreductase yields MKNFEISVLDLAPVKQEKSIHDTFQDSLSLANHTEHLNYKRFWLAEHHNMASIASSATSVLIGFIANGTKTIRVGSGGIMLPNHSSLVIAEQFGTLESLFPGRIDLGLGRAPGTDGLTAQALGRNPSIINKQFPRQILELQTYFSKDNADALVRAIPGEGLDIPLYILGSSTDSAWLAAELGLPYAFAGHFAPEQMEMAFKIYREHFQPSEQLHQPYIIACINGVAAETSEEAHQISTTLFQAFLNIIRNDRKPFAPPVEDMDDIWSPMEKSMVLQKLKYTLIGNQTEIEEKMKDFQEKFNVDELMINSHIYDHQKRLRSYEIFREAATSLSKA; encoded by the coding sequence ATGAAAAATTTTGAAATATCGGTGCTGGATCTTGCGCCCGTAAAGCAGGAAAAAAGCATTCACGATACGTTTCAGGACAGTTTATCTTTAGCAAACCATACTGAACATTTAAACTATAAAAGATTCTGGCTGGCTGAGCACCACAACATGGCGAGCATTGCCAGCTCAGCAACATCCGTTCTTATCGGTTTTATTGCCAACGGAACCAAAACCATACGCGTAGGATCGGGTGGCATCATGCTTCCAAATCACAGCTCGCTTGTTATCGCAGAGCAGTTCGGAACCCTGGAATCCCTTTTCCCGGGAAGGATTGATCTTGGTCTGGGGAGAGCACCGGGAACTGACGGCCTTACCGCTCAGGCTTTGGGCCGGAATCCTTCCATCATCAATAAGCAGTTTCCAAGACAAATCCTGGAATTACAGACCTATTTTTCAAAAGATAATGCAGATGCCTTGGTTCGCGCTATTCCGGGAGAAGGACTCGATATTCCACTTTACATTCTCGGATCCAGTACGGATAGTGCATGGCTGGCTGCAGAGCTGGGACTTCCTTATGCTTTTGCCGGACACTTTGCTCCTGAGCAGATGGAAATGGCTTTTAAGATTTACAGGGAACATTTTCAGCCTTCAGAACAGCTGCATCAGCCTTACATCATAGCCTGTATCAATGGGGTAGCAGCTGAAACTTCCGAAGAAGCGCATCAGATTTCCACCACTTTATTCCAGGCATTCCTCAATATCATAAGAAACGACAGAAAGCCTTTCGCTCCGCCAGTTGAGGATATGGATGATATCTGGTCGCCGATGGAAAAATCTATGGTGTTGCAGAAACTAAAATATACATTGATCGGAAATCAGACAGAAATTGAAGAAAAGATGAAAGATTTTCAGGAAAAATTCAATGTGGATGAATTAATGATCAACTCGCATATCTACGATCATCAGAAAAGACTGAGATCTTATGAAATTTTCAGAGAGGCCGCAACGTCTTTATCCAAAGCCTGA
- the ribB gene encoding 3,4-dihydroxy-2-butanone-4-phosphate synthase, with product MSDIKLNTIPEAIEDLRNGKIIIVVDDEDRENEGDFLCAAELTTPEIINFMAFHGRGLICMPLPEKRCDELGLEVMVSRSSDPKETAFTVSVDLLGNGTSTGISAGDRAKTILALMDEKSKPTDFMRPGHIFPLRARKGGVLKRAGHTEAAIDLTCLAGLKEGGVICEIMNDDGTMARLPDLQVFAQKHDMKIVSIEDLIHYQLKKGNLIERLEERKVKTAYGEFDFFAFRETSNDQIHFALTKGSWTVDEPVLVRVQSSDSYFDVLTRLNNGEKPLLEKVTNMINEAGKGAVIFINNVSNSENTLRKLQQFINYQDGQEQHPTLAYNYRDYGIGTQILKNLGINKFKVITQNPGIKPQVGGYDVEVTELVQL from the coding sequence ATGTCTGATATTAAATTGAATACTATTCCAGAGGCTATTGAAGACCTTAGAAATGGTAAAATAATCATAGTAGTAGATGATGAAGACAGAGAAAACGAAGGTGATTTTCTTTGTGCTGCGGAGCTGACAACACCGGAAATTATCAATTTTATGGCATTCCACGGAAGAGGGCTGATCTGTATGCCGCTTCCTGAAAAAAGATGCGACGAGTTGGGTCTTGAAGTAATGGTAAGCAGAAGCAGCGATCCTAAGGAAACCGCTTTTACCGTATCTGTAGACCTTCTTGGAAACGGAACTTCTACAGGGATTTCTGCAGGAGACAGAGCCAAAACAATTTTAGCTTTAATGGATGAAAAGTCCAAACCTACAGATTTCATGAGACCGGGGCACATTTTCCCGCTTCGTGCAAGAAAGGGAGGGGTTTTAAAAAGAGCTGGCCATACAGAAGCTGCGATTGACCTTACGTGTCTTGCCGGATTAAAAGAAGGAGGCGTAATCTGTGAGATTATGAATGACGATGGTACCATGGCACGTCTGCCGGATCTTCAGGTTTTTGCCCAAAAGCACGATATGAAAATTGTTTCCATCGAAGATCTGATTCATTATCAGTTGAAAAAAGGAAACCTTATTGAAAGACTAGAAGAAAGAAAAGTAAAAACAGCCTACGGCGAGTTTGATTTCTTTGCATTCAGAGAAACTTCCAATGACCAGATTCATTTTGCTTTGACAAAAGGTTCATGGACCGTTGATGAGCCTGTTTTGGTGAGAGTTCAGTCTTCAGATTCTTATTTTGATGTATTGACCAGACTGAATAATGGTGAAAAACCATTACTTGAAAAAGTAACCAATATGATCAACGAAGCCGGAAAAGGAGCCGTAATTTTCATCAATAATGTTTCAAACTCTGAAAATACACTGAGAAAATTACAACAGTTTATCAACTATCAGGACGGGCAGGAGCAGCATCCTACATTGGCGTACAACTATCGTGACTACGGTATCGGAACTCAGATCCTGAAAAACCTTGGAATCAATAAATTCAAAGTCATTACACAAAACCCTGGTATCAAGCCACAGGTGGGAGGATATGATGTAGAGGTGACGGAATTGGTTCAACTGTAA